In Rutidosis leptorrhynchoides isolate AG116_Rl617_1_P2 chromosome 2, CSIRO_AGI_Rlap_v1, whole genome shotgun sequence, one genomic interval encodes:
- the LOC139890396 gene encoding uncharacterized protein has translation MFTIKYTGLTVYIPRKTLKNGRKFGFVRFLDVPDYHKDSLARRLSLIVAGDNLLKVYKARDPEGKKQAPQPNNAKSGSRNNVKVAFNSPVDERNFKEVVLNKQATNYGIPSIKVNSNDDLIQILGQAVIAKVKDLEFLEYFNEICESENLGGFTIKYLGGHDLMLIFEEPNPALDLINNSEHPLWKWLEDINPWDPEIYKTSGRLVYVNIFGVPITCWLESTFIDIAKNWGEVIETFNCSITNKNNQDLSHGSVIIKTNNFSPINGQVIINPGDVNQSKAYIIEVQNFSMFNTYGDIDNSSNWDDEILSDDHISDEESHLDCENRVEGNAEKTTRNNNHDPTPPHQTSSNSSKRMDTRPFNNNADNQSLQSPSISKPINHFDTTNPHTHNPSNPETVLNNTSSTKETSPSNETDPIEPPPIPDFNTARPYNTTSYQPKPKTIPLESTVITQPITTNTPPNPPREDTLAIPQPNTVINGPSNHVNDTPVTPSHISGKSNMDSSPQHILTNDLCSPIMTQEHADSVPETLPHHTTNDTPCTTPLNPQSNSPLNFMPAPNATQQTNSDPFNLEPLLYTGKEISKKRKISSTIAKPIIKSKNTSQNPDFKRPRSNMLYIKHLARSGQKLRISQLAKRCKSSSNGGGSTSYFSKGSHMDMVHKKKTKKTGSTSSKSLDTFEFGKSIGIRRNNP, from the coding sequence ATGTTCACAataaaatacacgggtcttacagtTTACATCCCCAGGAAGACCTTAAAAAACGGAAGGAAGTTTGGTTTTGTTAGATTCTTAGACGTTCCAGATTACCACAAAGATTCTCTTGCGAGGAGACTAAGTCTCATTGTTGCGGGTGACAATTTACTCAAAGTATACAAGGCCCGTGATCCCGAAGGAAAGAAACAAGCTCCACAGCCTAACAATGCAAAATCGGGTTCTAGGAACAATGTTAAGGTTGCATTTAACTCACCTGTAGACGAAAGGAATTTCAAAGAAGTGGTCCTAAACAAGCAGGCTACAAACTACGGCATCCCCTCGATTAAGGTAAATTCTAATGATGATCTTATCCAAATACTTGGTCAAGCGGTTATTGCCAAAGTTAAAGATCTTGAATTCCTTGAATATTTTAATGAAATATGTGAAAGTGAAAACCTTGGTGGGTTTACTATCAAATACCTGGGCGGGCATGATCTAATGCTTATATTTGAGGAACCCAACCCGGCCCTAGACTTGATTAACAATTCGGAACACCCATTATGGAAATGGCTTGAAGATATAAACCCATGGGATCCCGAAATTTACAAAACCTCTGGTAGACTTGTTTATGTTAACATATTCGGGGTACCTATTACTTGTTGGTTAGAATCCACATTCATTGACATAGCAAAAAATTGGGGCGAGGTAATTGAAACGTTTAATTGCTCTATAACCAATAAGAACAACCAAGATTTATCGCATGGCTCGGTAATTATCAAAACAAACAATTTCTCACCGATAAACGGCCAAGTTATTATCAACCCCGGTGACGTCAATCAATCTAAGGCTTACATCATTGAAGTTCAAAACTTTTCTATGTTTAACACTTATGGTGATATCGATAATTCATCGAATTGGGATGATGAAATTCTTTCGGACGATCACATTTCTGACGAAGAGTCCCACTTGGATTGTGAAAATCGAGTTGAAGGAAACGCTGAAAAGACCACCCGTAACAACAACCACGATCCCACGCCTCCTCACCAAACCTCCTCTAATTCCTCTAAACGAATGGATACTCGTCCCTTTAATAATAATGCCGATAACCAATCTCTCCAATCTCCTAGCATATCGAAACCCATCAACCACTTTGACACCACAAACCCTCACACCCATAATCCTTCCAATCCCGAAACTGTTTTAAATAATACTAGCTCTACAAAAGAAACTAGCCCATCGAATGAAACTGATCCAATTGAACCACCTCCTATTCCTGATTTTAATACAGCAAGGCCATATAATACCACCTCATATCAACCAAAACCAAAAACCATCCCTTTGGAGTCCACTGTAATCACGCAGCCCATTACCACCAATACCCCCCCAAACCCACCAAGAGAGGATACCCTTGCAATCCCGCAGCCCAACACTGTTATTAACGGCCCATCGAATCATGTAAATGATACCCCTGTTACACCTAGCCACATCTCGGGTAAATCTAATATGGACAGCTCACCTCAACACATTCTAACAAATGATTTATGCTCACCAATAATGACACAAGAACATGCAGATTCTGTTCCCGAAACCCTCCCTCACCATACCACAAACGACACCCCCTGTACTACCCCTTTAAACCCTCAATCCAACTCTCCATTAAATTTTATGCCTGCCCCTAACGCTACACAACAAACAAATTCCGATCCTTTCAACCTCGAACCTTTACTCTATACGGGTAAAGAAATTTCTAAAAAGAGAAAAATTTCTAGCACCATCGCCAAACCTATCATTAAGTCAAAAAACACCTCTCAAAACCCAGATTTTAAAAGACCTAGATCCAATATGCTTTACATCAAACATCTAGCTAGAAGTGGCCAAAAGCTTAGAATCTCTCAACTGGCTAAACGTTGTAAGTCCTCGTCTAACGGTGGTGGTAGCACATCCTACTTCTCGAAGGGATCTCATATGGACATGGTACATAAAAAAAAGACTAAAAAGACAGGTTCTACCTCTAGCAAAAGCTTGGATACGTTCGAATTCGGGAAAAGCATCGGGATTCGTCGCAACAACCCATGA